A single window of Crassostrea angulata isolate pt1a10 chromosome 8, ASM2561291v2, whole genome shotgun sequence DNA harbors:
- the LOC128158926 gene encoding uncharacterized protein LOC128158926, which translates to MMQTTLELIFNSSFTFYIPAWIVFIAMIFACCLLYWDKNLSKLRMKGKPKPFNVTHNSFEVSWNKPTFAFPSSYMVYVRKATDPEDWESFTTPGGERSIRITDLTLNTRYIVRVRACAGTETGPIGDESGVITTKNLAFKKKQESTLLHVHTEVPNALPMYAVQYEIDEDDDKKIRKIIIGEALVNGCIQNGKSILLFSMPHSGKTTLLQGMMNFIFGVSSADDFRLCFSPELMVKSDRYRDWVTVYEFHEYEGGRLDYPFTVIDISRFYGSKKEYFLRIHDQITSYQSTTNCICYVAQNNTFSLSDDQIEYIQFIKHIFQTDMDTDLGCCFCTFADLGPTHVKEVLDINNITSDESYMVNWSCLFNRIDHASKFFWVTNFQGLDKFFKRVKISDRKWLLDKIKNDQPGPGEKNDELILQIVDLQPEVTKYLGKLGEMKTHYDTFVAHENDIKSTGDFPFTIEEVKQTKEPLHPGKHVTTCTICYSTCHKECNLPDDAGKKNCQAMDSKGYCKECEGCCVWHHHKNMTFIYRYISVEVTKSFKDMKESYEQDHGKPLDFEEYLDYLNKDIETLLERLHEKVKKINDCTNELHGIKKRQFGDSFDDTIDHMIKSEKKNKEKGYERRIEMFLELKKYTQMKMIKIKKGN; encoded by the exons ATGATGCAGACTACGTTGGAACTAATATTCAATTCGAGTTTTACGTTCTATATCCCCGCATGGATTGTATTCATAGCAATGATATTTGCTTGTTGTCTTCTGTATTGGGACAAAAACTTATCCAAACTTCGG ATGAAGGGAAAACCAAAACCATTTAATGTCACTCACAACTCCTTTGAAGTTAGCTGGAACAAACCAACGTTTGCGTTTCCCAGTAGTTATATGGTTTATGTACGAAAGGCGACAGATCCCGAAGATTGGGAGTCTTTTACGACCCCTGGTGGAGAGCGCTCCATTAGAATAACCGATCTTACCCTCAATACCAGATATATTGTCAGGGTCCGCGCATGTGCGGGTACAGAAACTGGGCCTATTGGAGATGAAAGTGGTGTCATAACTACGAAGAATTTAGCCTTCAAAAAAAAACAGGAATCCACTTTGCTTCATGTTCACACAGAAGTACCGAATGCTTTACCCATGTATGCTGTCCAATATGAAATAGACGAAGATGATGACAAAAAGATTCGTAAGATAATAATAG GGGAAGCGCTGGTAAATGGTTGCATCCAAAATGGTAAAAGTATATTGTTATTCAGCATGCCCCATTCAGGGAAGACCACTCTTTTGCAAGGAATGATGAATTTTATATTTGGCGTGTCATCAGCTGATGACTTTCGGTTGTGTTTTTCTCCGGAGTTAATGGTCAAG AGTGACCGGTATCGAGACTGGGTTACAGTATATGAGTTCCATGAGTACGAAGGAGGACGGTTGGATTATCCTTTTACAGTCATTGATATTTCAAGATTCTATGGGTCAAAAAAGGAATACTTTCTAAGAATACATGATCAAATCACTTCTTATCAATCAACAACTAACTGTATCTGCTATGTCGCGCAAAATAATACTTTTAGTTTGTCTGATGATCAAATTGAATATATCCAGTTCATCAAGCATATTTTTCAAACCGATATGGATACAGACTTAGGCTGTTGTTTTTGTACATTTGCTGATTTAGGGCCAACTCACGTAAAAGAAGTCCTTGATATAAATAACATTACGTCGGATGAATCATATATGGTAAACTGGTCATGCTTATTCAATAGGATTGACCATGCATCCAAGTTTTTCTGGGTAACCAATTTTCAAGGTCTTGACAAGTTTTTCAAACGTGTAAAAATATCAGACCGGAAATGGTTGTTGGATAAAATAAAGAACGATCAGCCGGGTCCAGGTGAAAAAAACGACGAACTGATTTTGCAGATTGTGGATTTACAACCCGAAGTGACCAAATATCTCGGAAAACTTGGAGAAATGAAGACTCACTATGACACATTCGTTGCTCACGAAAATGATATCAAGTCGACTGGAGATTTTCCATTCACTATCGAAGAAGTAAAACAAACAAAGGAACCACTTCATCCAGGAAAGCACGTTACCACCTGCACTATTTGCTATTCAACTTGCCATAAGGAGTGTAATCTTCCTGACGATGCCGGAAAAAAGAATTGCCAAGCTATGGATAGCAAAGGGTACTGCAAGGAGTGCGAGGGGTGTTGCGTATGGCATCATCATAAAAACATGACATTTATTTATCGTTACATTAGCGTTGAAGTAACAAAGTCCTTTAAGGATATGAAGGAAAGTTACGAACAAGACCACGGTAAGCCATTGGACTTTGAAGAGTATCTTGATTATTTAAACAAAGACATTGAGACTCTTCTTGAGCGGCTTCATGAAAAAGTCAAAAAAATCAACGATTGTACAAACGAGCTGCACGGTATCAAGAAACGCCAGTTTGGAGATTCGTTTGATGATACGATCGATCACATGATCAAgtcagaaaagaaaaacaaagagaAAGGCTACGAACGAAGAATCGAAATGTTCTTAGAGCTGAAAAAATACACccaaatgaaaatgataaaaatcaaaaaagggAACTGA